One region of Thermus albus genomic DNA includes:
- a CDS encoding methylated-DNA--[protein]-cysteine S-methyltransferase, with protein sequence MWIPTPIGGLWLQVGPQGVRVLEPALFPRGPEARGPLAEAVRERVLAYFAGARPDFLDIPLDYEGLSPMRVALYERVRLIPYGRTESYGSLARELGLSPRAVGAGMRASPFFLLVPAHRVIHADGRLGGFAGQEGLKAWLLHFEGVWP encoded by the coding sequence ATGTGGATTCCTACCCCTATCGGTGGCCTGTGGCTCCAGGTGGGCCCTCAGGGGGTGCGGGTTCTGGAGCCGGCCCTTTTCCCCCGGGGGCCCGAGGCTCGAGGGCCTTTGGCGGAAGCGGTGCGGGAGAGGGTTTTGGCCTACTTCGCTGGGGCAAGGCCGGACTTTCTGGATATCCCCCTGGATTATGAGGGTCTTTCCCCCATGCGGGTAGCCCTTTACGAACGGGTGCGCCTGATCCCGTATGGGCGCACGGAGAGCTACGGCAGCCTGGCCCGGGAGCTTGGCCTATCCCCCAGGGCGGTGGGGGCGGGGATGCGGGCCTCGCCCTTTTTCCTCCTGGTGCCCGCCCACCGGGTAATCCACGCCGATGGCCGCCTGGGGGGGTTTGCCGGGCAGGAGGGGCTTAAGGCCTGGCTTCTGCACTTTGAGGGAGTCTGGCCCTAG
- a CDS encoding glycoside hydrolase family 13 protein, with the protein MAWYEGAFFYQIFPDRYFRAGPPGKPAPTGPFEPWETPPTLRGFKGGTLWGIAEKIPYLKDLGVEALYLNPIFASTANHRYHTVDYFQVDPILGGNAAFRHLVEVAHAHGIRVILDGVFNHTGRGFFAFQHLLENGEASPYRDWYYVKRFPLNAYGRHPNYEAWWGNPELPKLRVETPAVREYLLDVAEYWIRFGADGWRLDVPNEIQDPEFWRAFRHRVKGANPEAYIVGEIWEEADFWLQGDMFDATMNYPLSRALLGFVGGEVLDQELAARSGLGRIELLQALAFSHRLEGLFSRYRPEVVRAQMNLLTSHDTPRLLSLLRGSVERARLALALLFLLPGNPTVYYGEEVGMEGGHDPENRGGMLWETGRWKEEIRQTVRRLARLRQEHPELRSAPYGRVYAVDGHLAFTRGPYLVVVNATPEPFRQDFPLHGALPRGAQAVDLLSGSFCIPTGGRLCGPELPPFSLAVWVEV; encoded by the coding sequence ATGGCCTGGTACGAGGGCGCTTTCTTCTATCAGATCTTCCCCGACCGCTACTTCCGGGCTGGTCCCCCGGGCAAGCCCGCCCCCACGGGGCCCTTTGAGCCCTGGGAGACTCCCCCCACCCTTAGGGGGTTCAAGGGGGGTACCCTTTGGGGCATCGCGGAGAAAATCCCTTATCTGAAGGACCTGGGGGTGGAGGCCCTTTACCTGAACCCCATCTTCGCCTCCACCGCCAACCACCGCTACCACACGGTGGACTACTTCCAGGTGGATCCCATCCTAGGGGGCAACGCCGCCTTCCGCCACCTGGTGGAGGTGGCCCACGCCCACGGCATACGGGTCATCCTGGACGGGGTTTTCAACCACACGGGAAGGGGGTTTTTCGCCTTCCAGCACCTTTTGGAAAACGGGGAGGCAAGCCCTTATCGGGACTGGTATTATGTAAAGAGGTTTCCCCTTAACGCCTATGGCCGCCACCCCAACTACGAGGCCTGGTGGGGTAACCCCGAGCTTCCCAAGCTCCGGGTGGAAACCCCAGCGGTGCGGGAGTACCTCCTGGACGTGGCGGAGTACTGGATTCGCTTCGGGGCCGACGGCTGGCGCCTGGATGTGCCCAACGAGATCCAAGACCCCGAGTTCTGGCGGGCCTTCCGCCACCGGGTAAAAGGGGCCAACCCCGAGGCCTACATCGTGGGCGAGATCTGGGAGGAGGCCGACTTTTGGCTCCAAGGGGACATGTTTGACGCCACCATGAACTATCCCCTAAGCCGGGCCCTCCTGGGCTTCGTGGGAGGGGAGGTCCTGGACCAGGAGCTTGCCGCCCGCTCGGGCCTGGGGCGGATCGAGCTCTTGCAGGCCCTGGCCTTCAGCCACCGCCTGGAAGGCCTGTTCAGCCGCTACCGCCCGGAGGTGGTGCGGGCCCAGATGAACCTCCTCACCTCCCACGACACCCCCCGCCTCCTCAGCCTTCTTAGGGGAAGCGTGGAGCGGGCCAGGCTGGCCTTGGCCCTCCTTTTCCTCCTACCCGGAAACCCCACGGTCTACTACGGGGAGGAGGTAGGCATGGAAGGGGGCCACGACCCCGAGAACCGGGGAGGTATGCTTTGGGAAACGGGCCGCTGGAAGGAGGAGATACGGCAAACCGTGCGGCGCCTGGCCCGCCTGCGCCAAGAACACCCCGAGCTCCGCAGCGCTCCCTATGGGCGGGTCTACGCCGTGGACGGGCACCTGGCCTTCACCCGGGGGCCCTACCTGGTGGTGGTGAACGCCACCCCCGAGCCCTTTCGCCAGGACTTTCCCCTCCATGGGGCCCTGCCTCGAGGCGCCCAGGCCGTGGACCTGCTCTCGGGTAGCTTCTGCATCCCCACGGGCGGAAGGCTTTGCGGGCCCGAGCTACCCCCTTTCTCCCTGGCCGTCTGGGTGGAGGTCTAG
- the gmk gene encoding guanylate kinase, with protein sequence MGGRLFVMTGASGVGKGTVRAKVLERTRLFYSISMTTRPPRPGERDGVDYYFVDRASFEALLREDGFLEYAEYVGHLYGTPRAPVERALARGEDVLLEIEVQGALQVREKMPEAVLIFLLPPSLSELKRRLVYRGKDSPDKIEKRLKQAEWEIQNARLFDYVVVNEVLEEAVADFLAILTAERRRTPRMGAALERALKRDQDLEAELDEILRRSYGGTRD encoded by the coding sequence ATGGGTGGGCGGCTTTTCGTCATGACCGGGGCCAGTGGGGTGGGGAAGGGTACGGTGCGGGCCAAGGTGCTGGAACGCACCCGCCTCTTCTACTCCATCTCCATGACCACCCGTCCCCCTCGCCCGGGGGAACGGGATGGGGTGGACTACTACTTCGTGGATAGGGCCAGCTTTGAGGCCCTGTTGCGGGAGGATGGATTCTTGGAGTATGCCGAGTACGTGGGGCATCTTTACGGCACCCCAAGGGCCCCGGTGGAGCGGGCCTTGGCCCGGGGGGAGGATGTCCTCTTGGAGATTGAGGTGCAGGGGGCCCTGCAGGTGCGCGAGAAGATGCCCGAAGCGGTTCTCATCTTCCTCCTGCCCCCCTCCCTCTCGGAGCTGAAGCGGCGCCTGGTCTACCGAGGCAAGGATAGCCCCGATAAGATCGAGAAGCGGCTGAAGCAGGCGGAGTGGGAGATCCAAAACGCCCGCCTCTTTGACTATGTGGTGGTGAACGAGGTGCTGGAGGAGGCGGTGGCCGATTTCCTGGCCATCCTTACCGCGGAGAGGCGGCGCACCCCCAGGATGGGCGCCGCCTTGGAGAGGGCCCTCAAGCGGGATCAGGACCTGGAAGCGGAGCTGGACGAGATTCTGCGGAGGAGTTATGGCGGAACCCGGGATTGA
- the rpoZ gene encoding DNA-directed RNA polymerase subunit omega — protein MAEPGIDKLFGMVDSKYRLTVVVAKRAEQLLRHRFKNTVLEPEERPKMRTLEGLFDDPNPVTWAMKELLTGRLIFGENLVPEDRLQREMEKLYPVEEEE, from the coding sequence ATGGCGGAACCCGGGATTGACAAGCTTTTTGGCATGGTGGATTCCAAGTACCGGCTCACCGTGGTGGTGGCCAAGCGGGCGGAGCAGCTTCTGCGCCACCGTTTTAAGAACACGGTGTTGGAGCCGGAGGAGAGGCCCAAGATGCGGACCCTCGAGGGCCTTTTTGACGACCCCAACCCCGTCACCTGGGCCATGAAGGAGCTTTTGACGGGGAGGCTGATCTTCGGGGAGAACCTGGTGCCCGAGGACCGCCTGCAGAGGGAGATGGAGAAGCTTTACCCGGTGGAAGAGGAGGAGTAG
- the coaBC gene encoding bifunctional phosphopantothenoylcysteine decarboxylase/phosphopantothenate--cysteine ligase CoaBC: MARVLVAVTGGVAAIKAPHLLRLLRAQGHQVRVLATPRALEFVTPLSLAVAAGGEVATEEAWFRPDGRALHIELARWAEVVLVAPATADAMAKAALGLADDLLSATLLAGAKRVAWAPAMNEAMWLAPQTQGHVQGLKELGHAIFGPAYGPLAAVGEGEGWGRMLEPEELLERLQAFLTPKDLKGLRLLVSAGPTREYLDPVRFLSNPSSGRMGYAVAEAARDRGAEVVLVSGPTALPAPWGVERVEVESALEMRQAILERYPWAQAVVMAAAVADYRPAEVSQQKEPKVAAEKIVRLLPNPDILKELGENKGERVLVGFAMETGEGLERAREKLHRKNLDLIVLNWVNREGVGFGSVENEVVLILRDGRVLELPRMKKRQVADRILDLVKEFWKD; this comes from the coding sequence GTGGCCCGGGTCCTGGTGGCGGTTACGGGGGGGGTGGCGGCCATCAAGGCCCCCCACCTTCTCCGCCTCCTCAGGGCCCAGGGACACCAGGTGCGGGTCCTGGCTACCCCCAGGGCCTTGGAGTTCGTCACCCCTCTTTCCCTGGCGGTGGCTGCCGGGGGAGAGGTGGCCACGGAGGAGGCCTGGTTCCGGCCCGATGGCCGGGCCCTGCACATTGAGCTTGCCCGCTGGGCCGAGGTGGTCCTGGTGGCTCCGGCCACCGCGGACGCTATGGCCAAGGCCGCCTTGGGCTTGGCGGACGACCTCCTTTCCGCCACCCTCCTGGCGGGGGCCAAGCGGGTGGCCTGGGCCCCGGCCATGAACGAGGCCATGTGGCTGGCCCCCCAGACCCAGGGACACGTCCAGGGCCTGAAGGAGCTGGGCCACGCTATCTTCGGCCCCGCTTACGGACCCTTGGCGGCGGTGGGGGAGGGGGAAGGGTGGGGAAGGATGCTGGAGCCCGAGGAGCTTTTGGAGAGGCTTCAGGCCTTCCTCACCCCCAAGGACCTTAAGGGCCTGAGGCTTCTGGTGTCTGCCGGCCCCACCCGGGAGTACCTGGACCCGGTGCGCTTCCTCTCCAACCCCTCCTCGGGCCGCATGGGCTACGCGGTGGCCGAGGCCGCCCGGGATAGGGGGGCGGAGGTGGTCCTGGTCTCCGGGCCCACCGCCTTGCCCGCTCCCTGGGGCGTGGAGAGGGTGGAGGTGGAAAGCGCCTTGGAGATGCGCCAGGCCATCCTAGAACGCTACCCTTGGGCCCAAGCGGTGGTGATGGCGGCGGCGGTGGCCGACTACCGCCCGGCGGAGGTGAGCCAGCAGAAGGAGCCCAAGGTGGCGGCGGAGAAGATCGTCCGCCTCCTTCCCAACCCCGACATCCTTAAAGAGCTTGGGGAGAACAAGGGGGAAAGGGTCCTGGTGGGCTTTGCCATGGAGACCGGGGAAGGCCTGGAGCGGGCCAGGGAAAAGCTCCACCGCAAGAACCTGGACCTCATCGTCCTCAACTGGGTTAACCGGGAAGGCGTGGGTTTTGGCAGCGTGGAGAACGAGGTGGTGCTTATCCTCCGGGATGGTCGGGTGCTGGAGCTTCCCCGTATGAAAAAGCGGCAGGTGGCGGACCGTATACTGGATTTGGTCAAAGAGTTTTGGAAAGATTAA
- the argR gene encoding arginine repressor, producing the protein MGNKAERHRAIQEIVSREEIGTQKELVERLRQLGFAVTQATVSRDIAELRLARVSLGKGRHKYALPSVELPEDVYEELKRQFGLFVKDVDRGGNILVVKTAEGHASGIALLLDRLKRDEIVGTLAGEDTILVVARTEEGAKALEQEFGELLVAGKMRL; encoded by the coding sequence ATGGGGAACAAGGCGGAGCGGCACCGCGCCATTCAGGAGATCGTGAGCCGGGAGGAGATCGGCACACAGAAGGAGCTGGTGGAACGCCTGCGGCAGCTGGGTTTTGCGGTGACCCAGGCCACGGTGAGCCGGGACATCGCCGAGCTGAGGTTGGCCCGGGTTTCCCTGGGCAAGGGGCGGCACAAGTACGCCCTGCCTTCCGTGGAGCTCCCCGAGGACGTGTATGAGGAGCTGAAACGGCAGTTTGGCCTTTTCGTCAAGGACGTGGACCGGGGAGGGAATATCCTGGTGGTGAAGACCGCAGAAGGCCACGCCTCGGGCATTGCCCTTTTGCTGGACCGCCTTAAGCGGGACGAGATCGTGGGCACCCTGGCGGGGGAGGATACCATCCTGGTGGTGGCCCGCACCGAGGAGGGGGCTAAGGCCTTGGAGCAGGAGTTCGGGGAGCTTCTCGTGGCGGGGAAGATGCGCCTTTAG
- a CDS encoding MarC family protein codes for MLELFLKSFLTLFVVMDPVGLVPVFLALAGDRPPRKQAQIARKAVLVAGGLLVSFFLFGRGLLGYLGISLEALRIAGGILLFRIATEMVFAHHERETEEEKDEARLRTDISVFPLAIPLIAGPGALASVLILAAEARKEPLGYVVVLFTVFLVLALAYFFLRLAAQVRRALGRTGVNVVTRVLGILLAALAVQYVADGVKALF; via the coding sequence GTGCTGGAGCTTTTCCTCAAATCCTTCCTCACCCTCTTCGTGGTCATGGACCCGGTGGGGCTGGTGCCGGTTTTCCTGGCCCTGGCCGGGGACCGCCCCCCGAGGAAGCAGGCCCAGATCGCCAGGAAGGCGGTGTTGGTGGCGGGGGGGCTTTTGGTCTCCTTTTTTCTCTTCGGAAGGGGGCTTCTTGGCTACCTGGGGATCAGCCTCGAGGCCCTGCGCATCGCCGGGGGCATCCTCCTTTTCCGCATCGCCACCGAGATGGTGTTTGCCCACCACGAGCGGGAAACGGAGGAGGAGAAAGACGAGGCCCGCCTCCGGACGGATATCTCCGTCTTTCCCCTGGCCATCCCTTTGATCGCTGGTCCCGGAGCCTTGGCCAGCGTCCTCATCCTGGCCGCAGAGGCCCGGAAGGAGCCCCTGGGTTACGTTGTGGTCCTTTTCACGGTATTTCTGGTCCTGGCCCTGGCCTACTTTTTCCTTCGGCTTGCCGCCCAGGTGCGCCGGGCCCTGGGGCGCACGGGGGTGAACGTGGTCACCCGGGTCTTGGGGATTCTCCTGGCGGCCTTGGCGGTGCAGTACGTGGCCGACGGGGTCAAGGCCCTTTTTTAG
- a CDS encoding GGDEF domain-containing protein yields MNPLEAPYPVYLVRQKPGSQEQEVVRNPLAEGLPLPQGDILEVGAKAYQVVRLPACEGTYLLLHEVSHLAVRAKAYQSLLQVLKGLMQHEEPEGLLKDLIREAVAVVPGAEAGSILLREGGFFYLVAQEGFSERLLMARTSLQEELFWYGLGVDNWQRGRPRVLKGEEVRYLSSLSTTEARPLFFEHGRLLEIQATLGLPILLEGEVLATMNLDSFSDPEAFSPLSLELAQAFALEAALLLKALKERQALQEAARTDPLTGLGNRRALEEAFSQLIQEARTLGEPLALIYWDLNGLKALNNQEGHAAGDQALKSLAQALRNLSRRQDLAFRIGGDEFVSLHLGLKGEEIPLLIARLQENLPYSVAAGGLVADREDLGSLLEEADRRMYLAKRAKKGP; encoded by the coding sequence GTGAATCCCCTCGAGGCCCCCTACCCCGTCTATCTTGTCCGGCAGAAACCGGGCTCCCAGGAACAGGAGGTGGTGCGCAACCCCCTGGCCGAAGGCCTTCCCCTCCCCCAAGGGGACATCCTGGAGGTGGGGGCAAAGGCCTACCAGGTGGTGCGCCTGCCCGCTTGCGAGGGCACCTACCTGCTTCTTCACGAGGTCAGCCACCTGGCCGTGCGGGCCAAGGCCTACCAAAGCCTCCTCCAGGTGCTGAAGGGGCTCATGCAACACGAGGAGCCGGAAGGCCTTCTTAAGGACCTGATCCGCGAAGCGGTGGCGGTGGTGCCGGGAGCCGAGGCGGGAAGCATTCTCCTCAGGGAAGGGGGGTTCTTTTACCTGGTGGCCCAGGAAGGCTTCAGCGAACGCCTTCTCATGGCCCGCACCTCCCTCCAGGAGGAGCTCTTCTGGTACGGCCTGGGGGTGGACAACTGGCAAAGGGGCCGCCCCCGGGTGCTGAAGGGGGAGGAGGTGCGGTACCTTTCCAGCCTGAGCACCACGGAGGCCCGCCCTCTCTTCTTTGAGCACGGCCGCCTTTTGGAGATTCAGGCCACCCTGGGCCTGCCCATCCTTCTGGAGGGGGAGGTGTTGGCCACCATGAACCTGGACAGCTTCTCGGACCCCGAGGCCTTCAGCCCCCTTTCCCTGGAGCTGGCCCAGGCCTTTGCCCTAGAGGCTGCCCTCCTCCTCAAGGCCCTTAAGGAGCGCCAGGCCTTGCAAGAGGCCGCCCGCACCGACCCCCTTACGGGCCTGGGAAACCGCCGAGCTCTGGAAGAGGCCTTTTCCCAGCTAATCCAAGAGGCCCGCACCCTGGGGGAACCCCTGGCCCTGATCTATTGGGACCTCAACGGCCTTAAGGCCCTCAACAACCAGGAAGGGCACGCCGCCGGGGACCAGGCCCTGAAAAGCCTGGCCCAGGCCCTAAGAAACCTTTCCCGCCGCCAGGACCTGGCCTTCCGCATCGGGGGGGATGAGTTTGTGAGCCTCCACCTGGGCCTAAAGGGGGAGGAAATCCCTCTTCTCATCGCCCGCCTCCAGGAAAACCTCCCCTATTCCGTGGCCGCAGGGGGCCTGGTAGCGGATCGGGAAGACCTGGGAAGCCTCCTCGAGGAGGCGGACCGGCGCATGTACCTGGCCAAGAGGGCTAAAAAAGGGCCTTGA
- a CDS encoding DNA repair protein RecN: MLKRLEVRNLAVIREATLELGPGLNVLTGETGAGKSLLVDALALLLGTRTEGLLGPFGDSLLVTAFFQGEGEERILSRRIGGRSTPRIDGEVVSLKELQEEGERWLSLHAQHTAIALLSPKRQRELLDALLPPDLLEAYGEAYRKHQALLAEKRALEEALRAKAEREDLLRFQLKEIQEANPRPGEDQELEAEAQRLRHLEALRERSGKAYALLAEGGALDLLQAALRELRAGSRFDPALEALARDLEVALEGGRAVARELEDYLESLEGDPSRLARLEERLSLLERLKRKYGPTLEEVLRYGERAQEELKALEGGEERLLELERALAMASEALFKAGERLSQARLEAARRLEKEMAAELPTLGFPKARFQVELKPLPEPGPQGLEEVLFRFSANPHLPPAPLSAASGGELSRIALALALLTGAEAPTVVLDEVDAGIGGETAWKVAERLARLGQVRQVLVVTHLPQIAARAARHLRVAKAGEEVRVEVLEGEKRIRELARLLSGQYTEAALAHARLLLEGSGQPSQGWVEAQE; the protein is encoded by the coding sequence ATGCTGAAACGCCTCGAGGTGCGCAACCTCGCCGTGATCCGCGAGGCTACCTTGGAGCTGGGCCCTGGGCTGAATGTCCTCACCGGGGAAACCGGAGCGGGGAAAAGCCTATTGGTGGACGCCTTGGCCCTCCTCCTTGGGACCAGGACCGAAGGGCTCTTGGGGCCCTTTGGCGATAGCCTCCTGGTGACCGCCTTCTTCCAGGGTGAGGGCGAGGAGCGCATCCTTTCCCGCCGCATCGGAGGCCGCTCCACCCCGCGGATTGATGGGGAGGTGGTAAGCCTCAAAGAGCTGCAAGAGGAAGGGGAACGATGGCTCTCCCTTCACGCCCAGCACACCGCCATCGCCCTCCTCTCCCCCAAGCGGCAGCGGGAGCTTCTGGATGCCCTTCTGCCCCCAGACCTCCTGGAGGCCTACGGGGAGGCTTACAGGAAACACCAGGCCCTCCTGGCGGAAAAACGAGCCCTGGAGGAGGCCTTGAGGGCCAAGGCGGAGCGGGAGGACCTCCTGCGCTTCCAGCTCAAGGAGATCCAGGAGGCGAACCCCAGGCCCGGCGAGGACCAGGAGCTGGAGGCCGAGGCGCAAAGGCTTCGCCATCTGGAAGCCCTAAGAGAGCGCTCAGGAAAAGCCTACGCCCTCCTGGCGGAGGGGGGCGCCTTGGATCTTCTTCAGGCTGCCCTGCGGGAGCTGAGGGCGGGAAGCCGCTTTGACCCAGCCCTGGAGGCCCTAGCCCGGGACCTGGAGGTGGCCCTGGAAGGAGGCCGGGCCGTGGCCCGGGAGCTGGAGGACTACCTGGAAAGCCTGGAAGGAGACCCCAGCCGTCTGGCTCGGCTGGAGGAACGCCTGAGCCTTTTGGAAAGGCTCAAGCGCAAGTACGGGCCCACCTTGGAGGAGGTCCTGCGCTACGGGGAAAGGGCCCAGGAGGAGCTGAAGGCCCTGGAGGGAGGGGAAGAGCGGCTTTTGGAGCTGGAAAGGGCTTTGGCCATGGCCTCGGAGGCCCTCTTCAAGGCCGGAGAGCGCCTTTCCCAAGCCCGCCTCGAGGCGGCAAGGCGGCTGGAAAAGGAGATGGCGGCGGAGCTTCCCACCCTGGGTTTTCCCAAAGCCCGCTTCCAGGTGGAGCTAAAGCCCCTCCCCGAACCCGGACCCCAGGGCCTGGAAGAGGTCCTGTTCCGCTTCTCCGCCAACCCCCACCTCCCCCCCGCTCCCCTTTCCGCGGCCAGCGGGGGGGAGCTCTCCCGCATCGCCCTGGCCCTCGCCCTCCTCACCGGGGCCGAGGCCCCCACGGTGGTCTTGGACGAGGTGGACGCCGGCATAGGCGGGGAGACCGCCTGGAAGGTGGCGGAAAGGCTGGCCCGCCTGGGCCAGGTCCGGCAGGTCCTGGTGGTCACCCACCTGCCCCAGATTGCCGCCCGTGCGGCAAGGCACCTCAGGGTGGCGAAGGCGGGAGAGGAGGTGCGGGTGGAGGTGCTGGAAGGGGAAAAGCGGATACGGGAACTCGCCCGCCTCCTCTCCGGCCAGTACACCGAGGCCGCCTTGGCCCACGCCCGCCTTCTTCTGGAAGGAAGCGGCCAGCCTAGCCAAGGTTGGGTGGAGGCGCAGGAGTGA
- the glyA gene encoding serine hydroxymethyltransferase — translation MVRTSLRDEALFRLIALEEKRQREGLELIASENFVSAQVREAVGSVLTNKYAEGYPGARYYGGCEIIDQVESLAIERAKELFGAAWANVQPHSGSQANMAVYMALMEPGDTLMGMDLAAGGHLTHGSKVNFSGKLYRVVSYGVRPDTELIDLEEVRRLALEHRPKVIMTGASAYPRFWDFKAFREIAEEVGAYLVVDMAHFAGLVAAGLHPNPLPHAHVVTSTTHKTLRGPRGGLILSNDLELGKRIDKLIFPGIQGGPLEHVIAGKAVAFFEALQPEFKEYSRLVVENAKRLAEELAQRGYRMVTGGTDNHLFLVDLRPKGLTGKEAEERLDAVGITVNKNAIPFDPKPPRVTSGIRIGTPAITTRGFTPEEMPLVAELIDRTLMEGPSEALREEVRRLALAHPMP, via the coding sequence ATGGTCAGGACCAGCTTAAGGGACGAGGCCCTCTTTCGGCTCATCGCCCTGGAGGAGAAGCGGCAGCGGGAAGGCCTGGAACTCATCGCCAGCGAGAACTTTGTCTCCGCCCAGGTGCGGGAGGCGGTGGGAAGCGTTCTCACCAACAAGTATGCGGAAGGTTACCCCGGGGCCCGGTACTACGGGGGGTGCGAGATCATAGACCAGGTGGAAAGCCTGGCCATAGAGCGGGCCAAGGAGCTGTTCGGTGCCGCCTGGGCCAACGTCCAGCCCCACTCTGGCTCCCAGGCCAACATGGCGGTGTACATGGCCCTCATGGAGCCGGGGGATACCCTCATGGGCATGGACCTGGCCGCGGGGGGCCACCTCACCCACGGCTCCAAGGTGAACTTCTCGGGAAAGCTCTATAGGGTGGTCTCCTACGGCGTCCGGCCCGACACCGAGCTCATTGACCTGGAGGAGGTGCGCCGTTTGGCCCTGGAGCACCGCCCCAAGGTGATCATGACGGGAGCCAGCGCCTACCCCCGCTTCTGGGACTTCAAGGCCTTCCGGGAGATCGCCGAGGAGGTGGGGGCCTATTTGGTGGTGGACATGGCCCACTTCGCCGGCTTGGTGGCGGCGGGGCTCCACCCGAATCCCCTTCCTCACGCCCACGTGGTCACCAGCACCACCCACAAGACCCTCCGGGGGCCAAGGGGCGGGCTGATCCTTTCCAACGATCTGGAGCTGGGCAAGAGGATAGACAAGCTCATCTTCCCCGGCATCCAAGGAGGACCCCTGGAACACGTGATCGCCGGGAAGGCAGTAGCCTTCTTTGAGGCCTTACAACCGGAGTTCAAGGAGTATAGCCGCCTGGTGGTGGAAAACGCCAAGCGCCTGGCGGAAGAGCTTGCCCAAAGGGGCTACCGCATGGTCACCGGAGGCACCGACAACCACCTTTTCCTGGTGGACCTGCGCCCCAAGGGCCTAACGGGCAAGGAAGCGGAGGAGAGGCTGGACGCCGTGGGCATCACCGTCAACAAGAACGCCATCCCCTTTGACCCCAAGCCCCCCCGGGTCACCTCGGGCATCCGCATCGGCACCCCCGCCATCACCACCCGGGGCTTCACCCCCGAGGAGATGCCCCTGGTGGCGGAGCTCATTGACCGCACCCTGATGGAGGGGCCCTCCGAGGCCCTCAGGGAGGAGGTTAGGCGGCTCGCCTTAGCCCACCCCATGCCCTAA
- the purF gene encoding amidophosphoribosyltransferase — protein MDKPREECGVLGIYSQEPLDMAGLLHLGLLALQHRGQEAAGIAVSDGREFLVEKDLGLVNQVFTEERLSRLRLPEARLGLAHTRYSTTGSNLRFNAQPLTARTAHGVLAIAHNGNFTNAKPLRDRLLKEGATFQSTSDTEVMLLLLARLGHLPLPQAAAEAMKALEGGYAILLMDRKTVVALRDPHGVRPLAIGKLPHGYAFASEPPALELLGAQHIRDVRPGEVVWVEEGELKSHQALPPSPAPCAFEWIYFARPDSLLDGVEAYEARVRMGMELFREAPAEADMVVPVPDSGIGAAVGYARSSGLPLEYGLYKNPYAGRTFIQPTQELRDLKTRLKLSPTSAVKGKRVVLIDDSIVRGTTSRHIVAMLKEAGAVEVHFRVSSPPIRFPCYYGIDTAARKELIAAQKSVEEIRAYIGADSLAFLSEEGVKRAIGGPVCLACFNGRYPAGVPLEGEKLALETL, from the coding sequence ATGGATAAGCCACGGGAGGAATGCGGGGTCCTGGGAATCTATAGCCAAGAGCCCCTGGACATGGCCGGGCTTTTGCACCTGGGCCTCCTCGCCCTCCAGCACCGGGGGCAGGAGGCGGCGGGCATAGCCGTATCGGACGGGAGGGAGTTCTTGGTGGAAAAGGATTTGGGCCTGGTGAACCAGGTCTTCACCGAGGAAAGGCTTTCCCGCCTGAGGCTTCCTGAGGCCCGATTGGGCCTGGCCCACACCCGCTACTCCACCACCGGCTCCAACCTGCGCTTTAACGCCCAACCCCTCACCGCCCGCACCGCCCACGGGGTTTTGGCCATCGCCCATAACGGCAACTTCACCAACGCCAAGCCCCTTCGTGACCGGCTCCTTAAGGAAGGGGCCACCTTCCAAAGCACCTCGGATACCGAGGTGATGCTCCTCCTCCTGGCCCGCCTGGGCCACCTTCCCCTCCCCCAAGCGGCCGCCGAGGCCATGAAGGCCCTGGAAGGGGGGTATGCCATCCTCCTCATGGACCGTAAAACCGTGGTGGCCCTGAGAGACCCCCATGGGGTCCGGCCCCTGGCCATAGGAAAACTTCCCCACGGCTATGCCTTCGCCTCCGAGCCCCCGGCCCTGGAGCTCCTGGGAGCCCAGCATATCCGGGACGTGCGCCCCGGGGAGGTGGTCTGGGTGGAGGAGGGGGAGTTAAAAAGCCACCAGGCCCTTCCTCCGAGCCCCGCCCCTTGCGCCTTTGAGTGGATCTACTTCGCAAGGCCCGACAGCCTGCTGGATGGGGTGGAAGCCTACGAGGCCCGGGTGCGCATGGGCATGGAGCTTTTCCGGGAGGCCCCGGCGGAGGCGGACATGGTGGTACCCGTCCCCGATTCCGGCATCGGAGCCGCGGTGGGCTACGCCCGCTCAAGCGGCCTTCCCCTGGAGTACGGCCTCTACAAGAACCCCTATGCGGGCCGTACCTTCATCCAGCCCACCCAGGAGCTTAGGGACCTGAAAACCCGCCTAAAGCTATCCCCCACCTCGGCGGTGAAGGGTAAGCGGGTGGTGCTCATTGACGATTCCATCGTGCGGGGCACCACCAGCCGCCACATCGTGGCCATGCTGAAGGAGGCCGGAGCCGTGGAGGTCCACTTCCGGGTCTCCAGCCCCCCCATCCGCTTCCCCTGCTACTACGGCATTGACACCGCCGCCCGCAAGGAGCTCATCGCCGCCCAAAAGAGCGTGGAGGAGATCCGGGCCTACATCGGGGCCGATAGCCTGGCCTTCCTTTCCGAGGAGGGGGTGAAGAGGGCCATAGGAGGCCCCGTATGCCTGGCCTGCTTCAACGGCCGCTACCCAGCCGGGGTGCCCCTGGAAGGGGAAAAACTGGCCCTGGAAACCCTCTAG